From Candidatus Nucleicultrix amoebiphila FS5, a single genomic window includes:
- a CDS encoding efflux RND transporter periplasmic adaptor subunit produces MNNSLFKSLTAFSIIVLSFSSIAKTSNSSSPSMEMTTSKAKKQKTPLYWIDAMEPTIRYDKPGKSRMGMELVPVYGEESKSPPVSPGEIHIDPQITNTLGVRTAAVKESTLFQKIRAYGSIAVKEDNITSVTSHADGWIKKLYANELGEIVQKDKPLFDFYSPRIVQIQQEYIIFLKQDKKSENVRFLKNTLKTLGLSDRQIENITTTKSRQDTIPFYSPVTGVISELNVREGAQVKGEDTLLKITDLSTVWAILEVFGEEAFSLKAGQTVDIHIPDVSEKVWSASIEYVYPEANPSIRTVKVRVLLPNPEGFLRPNMVVNARILTSPKKALTIPREALIYGTSKNYVIVSLGEGRFSPRFVTPGIETEEDVEILAGLKVGEKVVTSGQFLIDSESNLKASLQRLETQKGDNHDHKHQ; encoded by the coding sequence ATGAATAATAGCTTATTTAAAAGTCTAACTGCTTTTTCTATCATCGTCTTAAGTTTTTCTAGCATAGCAAAAACTTCGAATTCTTCTTCTCCATCAATGGAAATGACCACTTCAAAGGCTAAAAAACAAAAGACACCTCTCTATTGGATTGATGCCATGGAGCCTACCATCCGGTATGATAAACCAGGAAAATCCAGGATGGGAATGGAGCTTGTTCCTGTTTACGGGGAAGAAAGCAAATCACCCCCTGTGTCTCCAGGTGAGATTCACATTGATCCCCAAATCACCAATACGCTTGGCGTAAGAACTGCAGCAGTAAAAGAATCAACACTCTTTCAAAAAATACGTGCTTATGGCTCAATTGCTGTTAAAGAAGACAATATTACGAGTGTCACGAGTCACGCGGATGGGTGGATTAAAAAACTTTATGCCAATGAACTTGGTGAGATTGTCCAAAAAGATAAGCCGCTCTTTGACTTTTATTCGCCGCGCATTGTACAAATTCAACAAGAGTATATTATTTTTTTAAAACAAGATAAGAAATCAGAAAATGTCCGATTTTTGAAAAATACCCTTAAAACTTTAGGCCTAAGCGATAGACAAATAGAAAACATTACGACGACTAAATCACGCCAAGATACGATCCCTTTTTATTCTCCGGTCACTGGCGTGATTTCAGAATTAAACGTTCGTGAAGGGGCTCAAGTGAAAGGTGAGGATACACTTTTAAAAATCACAGATCTTTCAACGGTATGGGCAATTCTTGAAGTGTTTGGCGAGGAGGCTTTCTCTCTTAAGGCGGGACAAACGGTTGACATTCACATCCCCGATGTTTCGGAAAAAGTCTGGAGTGCATCAATAGAATATGTTTATCCTGAAGCAAACCCTTCTATTCGTACGGTTAAAGTGCGCGTTCTCTTGCCGAACCCTGAGGGGTTTTTGAGGCCTAATATGGTTGTCAATGCAAGGATCTTAACCTCTCCTAAAAAAGCCCTCACCATCCCAAGAGAAGCTCTTATTTATGGTACTTCCAAGAACTATGTGATTGTGTCCTTAGGGGAAGGTCGCTTTTCTCCTCGTTTCGTTACTCCGGGCATTGAAACAGAAGAAGATGTGGAAATCTTAGCAGGATTAAAGGTGGGTGAAAAAGTCGTTACGTCAGGTCAATTTCTCATCGATTCAGAATCCAATCTAAAAGCGAGCCTGCAGCGGTTAGAAACTCAAAAAGGAGACAATCATGATCACAAACATCAATAA
- a CDS encoding PHA/PHB synthase family protein, whose protein sequence is MGTTTKEKPTLPNLPSDPYEMSSLFMNYGTKLQNILQHAAEKKQKGAGYFTIFNPWVTAESFMDAFQKIASNPKSFMDASSAFWKDYMALWQETSKSLLKKEETKPIIEPELSDRRFKDDSWRENPYYNHLMQSYLLWSRWMKDVSTDIEGVDEKTAHKVQFYSRQISDALSPSNYIGTNPLALKKAYETSGKSVLQGMNNFLRDLEAGQGQLNIKMVDRDAFQLGKNIAITPGKVVYQNDLIQLIQYEPTTKNVFRLPLLLIPPCINRFYIFDLRLSNSFVRWALDKGFTVFMVSWVNPDERLSHKSYEDYVFEGVKNAIDVMCAITGEEKVNALGYCIGGNFLATLSGYLGGEKKNPLATTSYLATLFDFENAGDLMVFIDEKQLEDIERRTKKQGYLDGDTLARTFNILRANDLIWSYVVNNYLLGEEPLAFDLLYWNSDSTNLPATMYTYYLKNMFLKNLLRKPGALTIGGKGLDLSKAAVPTFILNTRDDHIAPWWCGYAGTQVFKGPLKFVLGGSGHVAGIFNHPSSSKYGYWVNDKLSKTPNEWLKSAKQFEGSWWNEWFKWIQDYNKDMVPARKPGSKKYPPLEEAPGSFSKL, encoded by the coding sequence ATGGGGACAACAACAAAAGAAAAACCCACTTTACCAAACTTGCCCAGCGATCCTTATGAGATGAGTAGTTTGTTCATGAATTATGGAACAAAGTTGCAAAACATCTTACAACATGCCGCTGAAAAGAAACAAAAAGGGGCGGGTTATTTTACCATCTTTAATCCTTGGGTTACGGCTGAATCCTTTATGGATGCTTTTCAAAAAATAGCCTCAAACCCCAAAAGCTTTATGGACGCTTCTAGTGCTTTTTGGAAAGATTATATGGCTCTTTGGCAAGAGACCTCTAAAAGTCTTCTCAAAAAAGAAGAAACGAAGCCTATTATTGAACCAGAACTCTCAGATCGACGCTTCAAAGATGATTCTTGGCGTGAAAACCCCTATTATAATCACTTGATGCAAAGTTATTTGCTTTGGAGTCGTTGGATGAAAGATGTTTCAACGGATATTGAAGGCGTCGATGAAAAGACAGCTCACAAAGTCCAGTTTTATTCCAGACAAATTTCTGATGCCCTCTCACCCAGTAATTATATTGGGACAAATCCCCTTGCTTTGAAGAAAGCCTATGAAACAAGCGGTAAAAGCGTTCTCCAAGGAATGAACAATTTCTTAAGAGATTTAGAAGCAGGGCAAGGTCAGCTCAACATTAAAATGGTGGATAGAGACGCATTTCAGCTGGGTAAGAATATTGCAATTACCCCTGGAAAAGTTGTGTACCAGAATGATTTAATTCAACTTATTCAGTATGAGCCTACAACAAAAAACGTCTTTCGTTTACCGTTGTTGTTAATTCCACCCTGCATTAATCGTTTTTATATTTTTGATTTGAGACTCTCAAATTCCTTCGTGCGCTGGGCTTTAGATAAAGGATTTACAGTCTTTATGGTTTCCTGGGTTAATCCCGATGAACGCCTCTCTCATAAGAGTTATGAGGACTATGTCTTTGAAGGTGTAAAGAATGCTATTGATGTTATGTGTGCTATTACGGGAGAAGAGAAAGTAAATGCGCTTGGTTATTGCATTGGTGGCAATTTCCTTGCAACTCTCAGTGGCTATCTGGGAGGAGAAAAGAAAAACCCTCTCGCAACTACTTCCTATCTGGCAACTCTTTTTGACTTTGAAAACGCTGGCGATTTGATGGTCTTTATCGATGAAAAGCAACTAGAAGACATTGAACGTCGTACAAAAAAACAAGGTTATTTGGATGGTGATACATTAGCACGCACCTTTAACATATTAAGAGCCAACGATTTAATCTGGTCCTATGTGGTCAACAACTATCTCTTAGGCGAAGAACCCTTGGCCTTTGATCTTCTTTATTGGAACTCTGATTCGACGAATTTACCTGCAACCATGTATACGTATTACTTAAAAAACATGTTCTTGAAAAACCTTCTTCGTAAACCCGGTGCTCTTACAATTGGCGGGAAAGGACTCGACCTCAGCAAAGCCGCTGTGCCAACTTTTATTTTAAATACACGGGATGACCATATTGCTCCATGGTGGTGTGGATATGCAGGAACTCAAGTATTCAAAGGTCCCTTAAAATTTGTACTGGGCGGCTCAGGACATGTGGCTGGAATTTTCAATCATCCAAGTTCAAGCAAATATGGCTATTGGGTCAATGATAAACTTTCAAAAACGCCCAATGAATGGCTGAAATCTGCTAAACAATTCGAAGGCTCCTGGTGGAATGAATGGTTCAAGTGGATACAAGACTATAACAAAGATATGGTGCCTGCGCGCAAACCAGGATCAAAAAAATATCCCCCCCTTGAGGAGGCACCAGGATCTTTTTCAAAATTGTAA
- a CDS encoding YdcH family protein: MDQQEILKAQLDKLAKEHRELDSLIGQMMRANVVDQVAIKRLKKRKLILKDQVEKIKSILLPDIIA; encoded by the coding sequence ATGGATCAACAAGAAATATTAAAAGCACAACTAGACAAATTGGCGAAAGAACATCGAGAGCTGGACAGTCTCATCGGGCAAATGATGCGTGCCAATGTTGTTGATCAGGTTGCTATTAAGCGCCTTAAAAAGCGTAAGCTTATTTTAAAGGATCAAGTTGAAAAAATAAAAAGCATTCTCTTGCCTGACATTATTGCTTGA
- a CDS encoding efflux RND transporter permease subunit: MITAVIRWSLRNRFLVLLAAVLLTLWGIYATKNTSIDAIPDLSDVQVIIKTNYPGRSPQVIESQVTYPLTTTMLAVAGVKAVRGFSYFGQSFVYVVFDEKTNLYWARSRVLEYLNQAISKLPSGVRPELGPDATGVGWVYQYALVDRTGQHDLGQLRALQDWFLKFELRTVQGVAEVATVGGMVKQFQVILDPYQLIALKIPLSKVKQAIQNASQESGGSVLEMGEADYMIRGTGYLQSIKDIEEIPIETSKEGIPILIKNIGRVQLGPQVRLGVAELNGEGEAVGGIVVMRFGENALHVIKNVKDKLESLKNSLPSGVEIVTTYDRSNLILRAIDQLKSTLIKECLIVGLVCLIFLLHFRSALVIVLTLPLGILCAFIIMYYQGINANIMSLSGIAIAIGAMVDAAVVMIENAHKHIETWRKKHSSEKILFADHVKLILESTKEVGPPLFSSLLIITVSFLPIFTLQAQEGLLFTPLALTKTYAMAAAAGLSVTLVPVLMIYFVRGKIRSERKNPLNRFFITLYEKIIGHVFKYPKVTLLSVFVLVLLSAYPILKSGSEFMPPLKEGDVLYMPSAFPGLSIGKAAQTLQQTDKLIREISEVKSVFGKAGRADTSTDPAPLEMFETVVQLKDPKEWRLGMTYEKLIEALNETVKIPGLVNLWVQPIRNRIDMLSTGLKSQIGIKVSGSDLKMIDSLGKKIESLLKSLPQTVSVYSEPNAQGRYVTIALNRLQAARYGFNIDEVSEIINNLIGGENIAETVNGLERFPINIRFPRELRDSPQKIKDLPLLTPSGSVINLGRIADITIISDGPSQIKTENARPSGWVFLDIGEEDPGSYITKAKKLLANELTLPSGYSLSWAGQYEYMERVVERLTLILPLTLFIIFFLLWVTFKNFMEPLIILISLPFALSGGLWLTYVLGFNLSVAVAAGFIALMGVAAEFGVVMLIYLDHSIENYRKQKKLKNLNDLLSAITEGAVLRVRPKTMTVAVILASLIPIMFEHSTGSEVMQRIAAPMIGGMITAPLLSMVVVPVIYFLWQRRKLFPKRAK, encoded by the coding sequence ATGATTACTGCGGTTATTCGCTGGTCTCTTCGCAACCGTTTTTTAGTATTGTTAGCAGCGGTTTTGTTAACCTTATGGGGCATCTATGCTACCAAGAATACCTCCATAGATGCCATCCCTGATCTTTCTGATGTACAAGTAATCATTAAAACAAACTACCCTGGACGTTCACCGCAAGTGATTGAGAGTCAAGTCACTTATCCACTGACTACCACAATGTTAGCGGTGGCGGGGGTCAAAGCCGTTCGAGGTTTTTCTTATTTTGGGCAATCTTTTGTTTATGTAGTGTTTGATGAAAAGACCAATCTTTACTGGGCTCGATCCCGTGTTCTTGAGTATTTAAATCAAGCGATCAGCAAACTTCCTTCAGGAGTGCGACCAGAACTTGGCCCCGATGCCACTGGTGTGGGGTGGGTCTATCAGTATGCCCTTGTTGACCGCACAGGGCAGCATGATCTTGGGCAGCTGAGGGCGCTGCAAGATTGGTTTTTAAAATTTGAGCTTCGCACTGTCCAAGGTGTTGCGGAAGTTGCAACCGTCGGAGGAATGGTCAAGCAATTTCAAGTGATTCTTGATCCTTATCAACTGATTGCCCTTAAAATTCCTCTCTCCAAGGTTAAGCAAGCCATCCAGAATGCCAGCCAAGAAAGTGGCGGCTCTGTCCTCGAAATGGGGGAGGCTGATTATATGATTCGCGGAACGGGGTATCTCCAATCCATAAAAGACATCGAAGAAATTCCCATTGAAACAAGTAAAGAAGGAATCCCCATTCTTATTAAGAATATTGGACGCGTTCAGCTTGGGCCTCAAGTTCGTTTAGGGGTTGCTGAGCTTAATGGTGAAGGTGAAGCTGTTGGAGGCATCGTTGTCATGCGCTTTGGAGAAAACGCTCTTCATGTCATTAAGAACGTAAAGGACAAACTTGAGAGTCTTAAAAACAGCCTTCCTAGTGGTGTAGAAATTGTTACAACGTATGATCGTTCAAACTTAATCTTAAGGGCAATCGATCAATTAAAATCAACCCTTATAAAAGAATGTCTTATTGTGGGCTTGGTGTGTCTTATTTTTTTGCTGCATTTTCGCTCAGCTTTGGTCATTGTTTTAACGCTTCCCCTCGGAATCTTATGTGCCTTTATCATTATGTATTATCAAGGCATTAATGCCAATATTATGTCTTTAAGCGGCATTGCGATTGCTATCGGTGCTATGGTAGATGCGGCTGTAGTGATGATTGAAAATGCCCATAAACATATAGAGACATGGCGAAAAAAACATTCTTCAGAAAAGATACTATTTGCAGATCATGTCAAATTAATTCTTGAGTCCACAAAAGAAGTTGGCCCCCCGCTTTTTTCTAGTCTTCTGATCATTACTGTCAGCTTTCTTCCTATCTTTACGCTTCAGGCTCAAGAAGGCCTTTTGTTTACTCCTCTTGCACTGACTAAAACCTATGCAATGGCTGCAGCGGCAGGACTATCTGTCACTCTTGTACCTGTGTTAATGATCTATTTTGTTCGTGGAAAAATTCGCTCAGAACGTAAAAATCCTCTCAATAGGTTTTTTATTACTCTTTATGAAAAAATCATAGGACACGTTTTTAAGTATCCAAAAGTAACTCTTTTGAGTGTATTTGTTCTCGTACTCTTAAGCGCTTACCCCATCTTAAAATCGGGGTCTGAATTTATGCCTCCTTTAAAAGAGGGAGATGTTCTCTATATGCCGAGTGCTTTTCCGGGGTTATCCATTGGTAAAGCAGCACAAACGCTTCAACAGACAGATAAATTGATCCGAGAGATTTCTGAAGTAAAAAGCGTCTTTGGTAAAGCAGGTCGGGCAGATACCTCTACTGATCCAGCGCCTCTTGAGATGTTTGAAACCGTTGTGCAATTAAAAGATCCTAAAGAATGGCGCTTAGGAATGACTTATGAAAAATTAATTGAAGCCCTTAATGAGACCGTAAAAATCCCTGGACTTGTGAATCTCTGGGTGCAGCCCATTCGTAATCGCATTGATATGCTTTCCACAGGACTCAAAAGCCAGATAGGGATTAAAGTCTCAGGATCAGATCTGAAAATGATTGATTCTCTCGGCAAAAAGATTGAAAGTCTTCTCAAATCTCTTCCTCAAACCGTTTCTGTTTATTCAGAGCCTAATGCCCAGGGAAGATATGTGACTATTGCTCTTAATAGGCTTCAGGCTGCAAGATATGGCTTTAATATTGATGAAGTTAGTGAAATTATTAATAATCTCATTGGCGGTGAAAATATCGCTGAGACAGTCAATGGTCTCGAGCGTTTTCCCATTAATATAAGATTTCCACGGGAGCTCAGAGATTCTCCTCAAAAAATTAAAGACCTTCCTCTTTTAACCCCCAGTGGTTCAGTAATTAATTTAGGCAGAATTGCCGATATCACCATTATCTCGGATGGACCTTCTCAAATAAAAACAGAAAATGCACGCCCCTCGGGTTGGGTCTTTCTTGATATTGGAGAAGAAGATCCTGGTTCTTATATTACGAAAGCAAAGAAACTTCTGGCAAATGAGCTCACACTTCCTTCAGGATATTCTTTGTCATGGGCAGGGCAATATGAATATATGGAACGGGTTGTTGAAAGATTAACCCTTATTCTGCCTTTAACCCTCTTTATTATTTTTTTCCTTCTTTGGGTTACTTTTAAAAACTTCATGGAACCCTTGATTATTCTTATTTCACTTCCTTTTGCACTTAGTGGAGGACTGTGGTTAACGTATGTTTTAGGGTTCAATCTTTCAGTCGCTGTTGCCGCTGGTTTTATTGCCTTAATGGGCGTTGCCGCAGAGTTTGGTGTGGTGATGCTCATTTATCTTGATCACAGCATTGAAAACTATAGAAAGCAGAAAAAACTTAAGAATCTCAACGATCTTCTCTCTGCCATTACAGAAGGAGCCGTTCTTCGCGTACGCCCTAAGACTATGACTGTTGCGGTAATTCTCGCAAGCCTTATTCCTATCATGTTTGAACACAGTACAGGATCAGAAGTGATGCAGCGCATTGCAGCTCCTATGATTGGCGGCATGATCACAGCACCTCTTCTCTCAATGGTTGTTGTTCCCGTTATTTATTTCTTATGGCAGAGAAGAAAACTTTTCCCGAAGCGAGCGAAGTAG
- a CDS encoding tyrosine-type recombinase/integrase, with translation MLKLTKRIVESTQPDSQKPLKIWDSELRGFGLIILPSGRRTYCIEYRNINRIKKRFKLGVHGHITTEEARGLAKKYLGSIAHGNDPAEKKKENRDLPTINTLAQDYIVRHGVRKRTRSLKEDQKLLKNIILPSLGNKFVANISRRDIESLHLKHEKTPYQANRILALLSKMFSLAMSWGWRADNPVRGIERYTEGKRDRWLNEEEVKKLWSVLSSYPEHLTAFSFKLLLLTGARKSEVFHATWDQFDLEQGVWTKPSHLTKQKKKEHLPLSEQALEVLANLKELQKHASPYLFPNRVTGEPMQGGATFWKKILKEACLKNVRIHDLRHTYASHLVSSGLSLSIIGKLLGHTNPSTTQRYAHLADEPLRAAAELFGRKVGKLSSKDSS, from the coding sequence ATGCTTAAACTGACAAAGAGAATCGTTGAAAGCACTCAGCCTGATTCTCAGAAACCCTTAAAAATATGGGATTCTGAGCTGAGAGGGTTTGGGCTTATTATTCTCCCTAGTGGGAGGAGAACTTATTGCATTGAATACAGAAATATTAACCGCATTAAAAAAAGATTTAAACTGGGAGTGCATGGACATATCACTACAGAAGAAGCGCGTGGTCTTGCTAAGAAATATTTGGGGAGTATTGCCCATGGAAATGATCCTGCAGAAAAAAAGAAAGAGAATAGAGATCTTCCCACTATAAACACTCTTGCTCAAGATTATATTGTAAGACACGGTGTACGGAAAAGAACAAGAAGCTTAAAAGAAGACCAAAAATTACTAAAGAATATCATCTTACCTTCCTTGGGTAATAAATTTGTGGCCAATATTTCTCGTAGAGATATAGAGAGCCTTCACCTGAAACATGAGAAAACTCCCTACCAAGCTAATAGAATCTTAGCCTTACTTTCTAAGATGTTTTCCTTAGCTATGTCTTGGGGTTGGAGAGCAGACAATCCAGTGAGGGGAATTGAACGATACACCGAAGGAAAAAGGGATCGATGGCTTAATGAAGAGGAAGTTAAAAAACTTTGGAGTGTTCTGTCATCCTACCCAGAACATTTAACAGCCTTTTCTTTTAAGCTTCTTCTATTAACAGGCGCTAGAAAAAGCGAAGTATTTCATGCCACCTGGGATCAATTTGATTTAGAACAAGGGGTTTGGACGAAACCTTCACATTTGACCAAACAGAAAAAGAAGGAGCATCTGCCACTTTCAGAACAAGCTCTAGAAGTTCTTGCTAATCTTAAAGAACTTCAAAAACACGCTTCTCCATATCTATTCCCAAATAGAGTTACTGGAGAACCTATGCAAGGAGGTGCGACTTTTTGGAAAAAAATCTTAAAAGAAGCTTGCTTAAAAAATGTAAGAATTCACGATCTTCGTCATACCTATGCTTCTCATCTTGTCTCGAGTGGGTTAAGCCTTAGCATTATCGGAAAGCTTTTAGGTCATACCAATCCATCCACCACCCAAAGATATGCCCATCTTGCTGATGAACCTCTGAGAGCTGCCGCAGAATTGTTTGGGAGGAAGGTTGGGAAGTTGAGCTCAAAGGACTCTAGTTGA
- the trxA gene encoding thioredoxin, with amino-acid sequence MALVSATDDTFNKEVLQASQLVLVDFWAEWCGPCRAIAPILEEMAEEFEGSLKIVKVDIDNNPDAAVNFNVRSIPTLLLFKNGKVVGTQVGLVPKSALEEWVKGFI; translated from the coding sequence ATGGCTTTAGTTTCCGCAACAGATGATACATTTAACAAAGAAGTGCTCCAAGCATCACAACTGGTATTGGTCGATTTTTGGGCTGAATGGTGTGGTCCTTGTAGGGCTATCGCTCCCATTTTAGAAGAAATGGCTGAAGAATTTGAAGGCTCCCTTAAGATCGTTAAGGTGGATATTGATAACAATCCTGATGCAGCTGTTAATTTCAACGTACGCAGCATTCCCACGCTTCTGTTATTTAAGAACGGTAAAGTCGTGGGAACTCAAGTCGGTTTAGTACCAAAGTCTGCATTAGAGGAATGGGTTAAGGGTTTTATTTAA
- a CDS encoding copper-binding protein has product MITNINKRMITHFILSLSITFISWEVMAEGSNMNPSQEVKSNTVVGHGTIEGIDEEKHQLTIKHDPIKALDWPGMTMAFSVSEKVDMSQLRAGTIINFHLEKDINNQMQITHIEKN; this is encoded by the coding sequence ATGATCACAAACATCAATAAAAGGATGATTACCCACTTTATTCTATCCTTAAGCATAACATTCATAAGTTGGGAGGTTATGGCTGAAGGAAGCAATATGAACCCTTCTCAAGAGGTAAAGTCTAACACCGTTGTAGGTCACGGTACAATCGAGGGAATTGATGAGGAAAAGCATCAACTTACGATCAAACACGATCCCATAAAGGCTCTTGATTGGCCAGGAATGACAATGGCTTTTAGTGTGTCTGAGAAAGTGGACATGAGTCAATTAAGAGCAGGCACAATCATTAATTTTCATTTAGAAAAAGATATAAACAATCAAATGCAAATTACCCACATTGAAAAGAATTAA
- a CDS encoding ATP-dependent 6-phosphofructokinase gives MKKRIGILTSGGDCAGLNMVLAAVTSRAIHGYGWDVYGIRQGTLGLLRRPVEAEPLTLESFRAPIPRMGGTILGTTNKGDPFAFPLDDGHIKDRSEEFAEGCKILGLDGLIGIGGDGSLNILRRLAHKGHVPFIGIPKTIDNDIGLTENSIGFTTAVDVATEALDRLQPTAASHDRVMILEVMGRDAGHIALSAGIAGGAHIILIPEIPYTLHNVAKHIQTIMKEGHNFALVIVAEAVKTEDGEKVVIADPTGRKRFGGISHYLADRITELTGAETRFTVLGHVQRGGQPNASDRLLASSFGVHAVDLIAQGKSDRMVAWQNRCVVDVSLEEAIKSYGEVEPQGTLVKTARGLGICLGDS, from the coding sequence ATGAAAAAAAGAATCGGAATCTTAACCAGCGGAGGTGATTGCGCTGGACTGAATATGGTGCTTGCTGCTGTGACGAGCCGAGCGATCCATGGTTATGGCTGGGATGTCTACGGCATTCGTCAAGGGACATTAGGTCTTTTAAGGCGTCCTGTGGAAGCAGAACCTCTAACACTTGAGAGTTTTAGAGCCCCTATTCCGCGTATGGGCGGCACAATCTTGGGAACGACCAACAAGGGGGATCCCTTTGCTTTTCCTTTAGATGATGGTCACATCAAGGATCGATCTGAAGAATTTGCTGAAGGGTGCAAAATACTGGGATTAGATGGGCTTATTGGTATTGGCGGAGACGGCAGTTTAAATATTTTAAGGCGCTTGGCCCATAAAGGGCATGTCCCTTTTATTGGTATTCCTAAAACCATTGATAACGATATTGGTCTTACGGAAAACTCCATAGGTTTTACGACAGCAGTTGATGTGGCCACCGAGGCCTTAGATCGTTTGCAGCCAACGGCAGCCAGTCACGATCGTGTGATGATTTTGGAAGTGATGGGGCGTGATGCAGGTCATATCGCGCTGAGTGCTGGAATCGCAGGAGGAGCTCATATAATTCTCATCCCAGAAATTCCCTATACACTTCACAATGTTGCAAAACATATCCAAACGATTATGAAGGAAGGTCATAATTTTGCTCTCGTGATTGTGGCTGAAGCGGTGAAAACCGAAGATGGTGAAAAAGTGGTGATTGCTGATCCTACCGGACGCAAGCGTTTTGGAGGAATTAGTCATTATCTAGCCGATCGTATTACCGAACTCACAGGAGCAGAGACGCGTTTTACCGTTTTGGGACATGTTCAGCGCGGAGGACAACCGAATGCAAGTGATCGTTTGCTTGCTTCATCCTTTGGTGTTCATGCAGTTGATCTGATTGCCCAAGGAAAATCCGATCGCATGGTCGCGTGGCAGAATCGTTGTGTGGTGGATGTTTCATTGGAAGAAGCCATCAAAAGCTATGGAGAAGTGGAGCCCCAGGGCACGCTTGTCAAAACTGCGCGCGGTTTAGGAATTTGTTTGGGAGATTCATAA